CAAACAGCTTCAGTTTGCAGAAATCTTCAATGACTTCTGCAAGGTACCACATTTAGTTCTGACTTCTTGTTATTACCATTGAGCAATGTGGATATTGTCATAGGTGTACAATGGTTAAACACATTAGGGAGGATACTGTTTGATTTCAAGAATAGAACTATTGAATTTATGTATCAAGGCAAGAAACATGTCTTGAGGGGGGCTAGTAGTCAGCTGAAATCCACTAATGCTAAAGCAGTGAATAGAATTGAGGGAGGGAATACTCAGTTCTTTATGTTGACATTAACATCTGGGGAAAATGAGGACATCCAATGTCATAACATTCAGGCCGCTCAAGGTGATTCAATTGCTCATGAACTATCTGGTTTGATTGAACAATATGATAGTATTTTTGCAGTACTTACTACTCTACCACCCCACAGAGGTTCTTTTGATCATAGGATACCCTTGGTTAAAGCTGCAAATCCTGTAAACAAAAGACCTTACAGATATCCTGGTGTCAAGAAAGATATCATAGAGAAATTGGTACAAGAGATGCTTGATCAAGGTGTTATACAGCATAGTACCAGCCCTTATGCATCACCAGTTGTGTTGGTTGGTAAGAAGGATGGAAGTTGAAGGTTATGTGTTGACTATAGGGAATTGAACCAGTTGACCATAAAGGATAAGTTTCCTATACCTATTATAGAGGACTTGTTAGATGAATTAGGGGGTGCAGTGGTGTTCTCTAAGATTATCTTAGAGCCGTTTATCACCAGTTAAGAATGTCTGAAGAAGATTGTCATAAAACAGCTTTCAGTTACAGTGGTTAGCAAAGAAATTAACAGCTTAGTAGTTGATTAGATTCATTTCATATATACTTTGTAACTCATACAATCAATTCATTCATGAATATACATCTACTTCtctctttctcaatatttctctCTCTAGTTAAATCTCTTGGTTGAAACCCTAATTTAGCATTGCAGTTCTTCAAGCTTCACAACTTCTAGATCTGTTCTTCACCTTGATTGTACTGTGTGCATCAAGTAGTTAATCTATTGCACGATTTTGAATAGAATATGGTAGGTCTTAACTAAGGAGAAATTGGTCGACTTCAAGTTTGAAACTGTATTAAAGGAACATGTATGCACGCCATATAGTTGTATGGAGTAGTGGGAGAGTGGGTTGCATTGAACTTTCATACTATCAATTTGATGTTTGAAAAGTTCTTTTTCTTAAAGAAAATAAATTGACTAAATCTTGTGAAGActaaagaaaaattcaaaattcaaaacaGGAGTACAAATTTTGCAAGTCTTGAAGTAGATAACTTTTTTCGATTTCTTTAACTTTTGAAAACTTCTTTCTAATTAAACACATAAGAGAAGGACTCTTCAATATTTATGAGAACTCTTCAATATTTATGAGAACTGCAAAAACAGCTTTAGTGTTGCTTATTAATTTTTACAAAAACTGAAATCTTTTCTCTAATGACGTTTGGGTCACTTTTACAAACCAAAAGATTGTAAAAATGCCATTTGTTGCCCGTATGTAACGGCTAGATGAATAGTAATTCCTCTTCTTTTTAAGTTTTAATGTACAATCAATATTGTTTGAATTGACTTTAATTTGAAATAGATGTTGTGTGCACATCTAATTAAGTATTTAATTGACGGAATCAATGTCTGAATCCATACTTTACCTCTCCTGTTACTTTTTTTGGGAACAGGTTTTCTCTCCTCTCACAGAACACCTCCTATTGCATTTCACTTCTGTGAATTTTCCTCTACTCCTTATCATAATTGAATAGTAGAAACTAGAGTGATTTGATGCAAAAACTCGTTGCTTGCAAGTCTTAATTGTTCACATGTGCTAGAGTTTAATAGTACTGCCGACAAGTTCGCTCCAGATCGATCTCTCAAGAAATTGGAACAAAGACATTTGTTTGTCGTCTTAATTTCTAAAGTTGACAGCCAAAAAAGACTTATAAATCTTAAAAAGTGCCAGAGCCAAGAGAaacgaaaaaagaaaaaggaaaaaggaaaagaagaggtATCAAAGTAATTAGAGATAGGTGACCACGACCGCATAAAAGGGGAGTTGGTAACCAAACAAAGGACTTGGCTAACTACTCCAAAGTCCAAAGCTAGAGATGAGAGCTTGACCTATTATAATTTATAAGGCATTTAAAATCGAAATTATAAGTTTCACCCCCCTTTATTATTTATCTACTTCATCATGTGACAACACTAGGCCAAAAGTTACAGATAGTCTATTAGGTGCAACACTTTCACAATTCAtaaaatgtacaagttgttataaGGTGTAATCCCGTTAGTGGAACTTTTCACGATTCTATTAACTGAATTTGAAATTGAATAATACTAGAAGGCTATTTGAGTTCCTTTTTTCCTTCTCAGAAACAGGCTGGAAAGGAGAATATCTGAGCCCATTGTTTTACATTCATGATACAGCATTATAACAGAGATCATCTCGAGCAACATAATCACACCCTTAAAACTCAGTATTaacgaattaaaaaaaaaaactaaaatccgTATATTAGTGAAGCTAGACTTAAAGAAACGATTGATAACAAATAAGGATTCTGGTGTACTTCATTTATTCTCGGAAGTCAGAACAATTAACCAGAAGTTCTTACTACTTACTAGAGAAGCTTATTAGCAACTACAGTTTCTGCTTGATTTTTGTCATCACAAACATATTATGCCATGAGGCATTCTATTCTTCCATTGGTTAATTAGCAATAGTGAAGAATATTTTTATGGGTTAAAGGACTATAGTATTTTCCTATACACGACGCTATGAATATTTTGTTACATTTAACCTATACTTTGATACATTAGTCCTTTGTATACAAATTTCTACAGAGGATCTATTCTAATTAGATCCTTCGGAGGGACAGATTCCACAAGCTTGTCCATACTTCAATTACAACCAAACCTGCTTATCACACGAAATGTTACAAGCATTACCAGGGCTCGGAGTTGTTGCGCAGGAAACCTTTGTTTTCTGTGGGGAGAGACCAACCTTCCTCCATCAAGATGAGGTTAAGGCGAATCATTAAGTTCTCCATAGCTGCTTCTTCCTCCATATTATCTATCAAACCAGACGATTCCTTCAGCATAATGCAATTCTGTAAAGTTAGTCAATGATAGAAATGAAAACGAAACAAATGCAAGAGTCACTAAACAGAGGAAGATTACCTTTCGGTCCTTGTATAACGTAAGGTACTGGAGTGCTTCCTTATAAAATCCACAATGGTAGAGTAGAACGCCATAATCTCTCAATTCCTTAGGATCAGTTTGCAAGAGGATAAGATGTTCACATGCTGCCAAGAGAATAAATATCATAACAGGCAAATATAGACCAGACAAATTGTATAcctagagcccatttggattagccgaaaaaaagtggcttttaatcataagtgcttaaagtactttttaagtgccgaaagttattttataaataagcagttaagtgtttggataaaagtgcttaaagagttttTAGAAGGGTAAtattggaattaacagaaaatataagggataaaagggcaaagttgttggtcaaaccaaaatgtcttttaagccaaaaaaaaaataagttggggttgagcaacttcttgattttggcttattttaagcactttttaacttaatttaagttgttttcaattttaccaaacacccaaataagtaaaaaatggcttataagctggttggaccaacttataagccaatccaaacgggttcCTAGTAATAAAAAGCCTCTGGGATAATATCAGAAGAAAGCACATTAAAACTTCAAACTGAAGATTGGGAAGCGTTTTATATCACTTTAAAGGAGGATGTCCCAAACTCTTTAGATTAGTCTGAAAAAACACATGAACCATCAAAAAAAAAAGGCTGGCACTGGTTTCCAGTCAACTCACCATAATTTCTTATCAGCACAAATTATAAAACGGAAGTGAAACATAGAAGTTCAGGCAGAAGTAATTGTCCTCCAGCCTATTTTTGGACCATAATAGCTTCCTAAGAAACAATGTTGAACGCCATCTTAGTACCCCTCCAATAAACCCTTTTTAGAAGATATAAATGAACCCAAATTCCCCAAGGAATATCAGTCATTAAACAGAATCAAAGTTTCTCGCTTTTACAGTTCATAAGTTTTTAAACAAGACAGTTCGTAGGGCTCATGTTCTGCTTCCTTTTATAGCAGTATAAATCCAAAATAATCACCGTCAGAGATCAGGAAGAAGCCTGCTCTACTGGAGTCATGAAGAAAAAAATCTGACAGCATATATCTGACTGTCATATACCTTCAACTATGCAATGTGGAATTTGGACAAATGAGCATGCACTGCGAGGGGAGGTGATACCGGAGAATATGGATGGAATCATGGAAATGGGTTGGAGGACTAAAAACATCACTGTCCTTGTTGGTGCGACCTGTGGAGGAACATTATGAAGGAACAGGAAGAGCTCAGCAGCAACATCACATGAGCAGGATCAGCTTTTGGGAGCACATATGGTGTGgcgataatttttatttttttttggtaatttgtGGCGATAATTTTTTAGGCTAGTATTCCTAAATATTTACACAGCCTCGTGTCAAAAGTAGAAGACAGTCCAACAGGTATGAAAGGCTACAGAAGGGGTGTTCCTTGGGCCTAAAAGTAAGGAGAAACCTTTAGGCTATGGAGGTAGCGGAATTCTAAAACTTACTGAAATGCTCAAAGAACATAACACATCATTCGGGAACCAGGCTCGTGGAAGTGGGGGAAGGCAGCAGTGGATCTTTCTTTGTAATGTCCTATTACAATGAGCTTTTAATCAGGGAGGATTTAGGATTCTCGCACCTCTCAATATGGATAACCAGGGCTCCAAGAATACTTTTTCGCTTGGTAATATGGATAACCAGGGCGCCAAGAATACTTTTTCGCTTGGTTAGTGGCATGAGGAGTGATCCCAACAGCTGAAAACTTGAGGAAAAGAAGAATCAGTTATGTTAGTTGGTGCTTAATGTGCAATCAGGCAAAGATGTGAACCACCTCCTTCTGTTTTGCCGACTAGCTATGCACTTATGGTGGGAGTAGGTGGGAGTCATGAGATGGTTCAGAATACAACGAACGATGTTAGGGAATGTGAAGGAGGCATTGTTTAGCTGGACTTGTAGAAGACGGAAGAGAAGACGTAGGGCGTCAGAACATCGCCATGAGCACTTATATGGGCCATTAGGAAAGAGAAAAATAGGAGCACTTTTGATGGAAAATAGACTGAATTTGTACATTTGAGGAATAACCACTAATTTATAGTTTCCTTTTAGTTCATCCATGAGGTTTATTGGAGTGCCATCACATGTACAATTATTACTTATCAAAATTGAAATGTACAAGAGTTATGCCTTAATGGAGCCGATAATAATTCTTAAGAATATAACCTTACTTTTTCATGGGGAAGAGGGAAAAACTTGAATGCACATACCAGAGAGTGCACGTCTCATGTCCCCAAAACGAACATTGGTCCAAACACCACGCTCTAGCCGATGCAGAGAAGCCTTGACAGATGCAAGCTCGAATGCACTGCATGGAAAATGATACAAAAAGGATGGGTTGCAAAATCAAAACATTGATATAGAAGGATGGACAAACAAGTGGAGTCTTATATTATAAGCAGGGAATTTAAGGATGGATTTCGCAACTGCTGGAACACCTTTCTTCTGAATTGTTGGTACTTTCCAAACAGTTGGCAGCTCGTGCTGCTCTCAGGAAAGGACTCTTAGTATGATCAAGCTGAAATGGCCAGAAAGCATCCTTCAAATCTTTCAGCATCTGTAGACAGACATGGAGCAACTATAAGCAGAATAAAACAAATCGAAGCACATCCAATTTTAAGTTAATTGACAATCAGATGGAGAGCTTTTGGAAATATGACAGCAAGAAAATGCAACTACATGAAGGCCCATTGCAAAAATGAAGAGTAGTTGTATTGTCCGAAAGTAGCTTTAGCAGGTTTCTCTTCAGAATATCCTCTCAGATTCTGGAAACGGAACGAATCAGTAGTAGCAGTATACCTCTTTCGTAAGTAAATTAACTGTCCAAAACGGGGCCCAGCCTTAGCACAAAAGGTGTCAGCAGCATAAAAGCAAAGCAACCAGATACACAGCCAATAAGAGTGTGATACAGTAAAACCGATATCTACCTCTTTCAATCAGTTATTCAATCAGGTCAAATAACTAATTAATAGAGTTGTCGAATTTATATATGGAATGAAAGAAAGTCAAATGTGAATAGATTCAATCACTCTCTGAGGAAAATTTACCTCCTCTAGCAACGATTGTGCAGTCATGACATGTGATTGATCAGATTCTTTAGTTTTTTGTTTGCAATAGCCTCGAGGGGAGCTCGAAGAATCGTGAGGGAAGAAAACCTCAATATCAAAACTTAAAAGGCCCCACAAGCGCAGCATCTTTAATATCTCTGAGTATAGAAGGGAAAGTAGTGAAGCAGAACCACAACGATGTGTTAAAACCTGAAGTAAAGCAAAAAAATGTTGGTTTAACATGAAGGCTATAATTTGTATACACGATAAACAGAAGAGGGAAAGGGGCACACTGAGTGAAGATAAAGAGCACGCGGCTCTGATTGATTCGTCGCACCAGACCTTCGGAAACCCTGTGAATTGAACCATATCAGAATTTTGAAAAATAATGTTGATCAATAGAGGAAACAAGATCAACCATAAACCTCAATCAACCAACCAGTATCTCCTACTCACAAATTAAGGAAAAACATGCGAGCAGATACAATATCTAGTTGAAATATGAACACGTTTCCAATAACACAACTAAATAAATAATCAAGTTCATGTTTCCCTCATGAAATATTGTGCTGCAATCAGATCCAATAATACTTGTCAGCCTCAGTCATGAAAATGGAACTTCTTTAGTGCACCATTTTGCAGTTGTATCTAGTTGCATGAAAAAGACAGGTTATTTGTACTAATCACCAAAGGATTCTTCTGCATGCCCTTTTTCaagcaaaatgaaaaaaaaaaaaaaaaaaaaaaagttttccaattCTAGATGAAAATTCCGTCTTCCTCTTCCTAGCTGTATagttttcagttttcagttttcagtttcactGTGTGTGTCTTCTAGTTATGGGGTTTGTTCCCTTCCCACTGACTGAAAGCAAAGGGTGGGAAAAGAAGGTATTCCCCTTCGAGAGccatctttcaataattgaagtatttcacAAATGGTTCACCTTTCCAGCTCTATATAATGATGGGAAAGGGTGAAAGGTGAACAGAAGTATAAAAATCAACCAGCAAAGGCTCAACATCACAACTGATATGTGCAATTTAAATTGAATATTGCTTGCAACTCCAACTAACTTCTTACTCCTCACCTCTCTTTAAAGAAACATCCAAGTAATGAATCAGGTCTTGATTCACTGCTGTAAATGACAAGTTTACTTGTCTCAGGAATTATAACCATTCATGGCATAGGGCACACAATTTCGAAGTAGAAACTTCCTACCACGATTCAAAAAGCTGTCAAGTGACATGCTTCTTAGGCTCAAAAGTCTCTATAAATCTCCCACTTTATTGGTACCGTTCAATGATGCAATAACTCACCTCCTTTTCATAAAACTCCTAAATTAACACTTCCAAGTTTTTTTGATGAAGGCTATCAATACTTTAAGTTCCAATCTTTTAGGCTCATGGAACATGTAAGCTTCTTTCTTCATATCAAAATACGATATAATGTGGTGAAGCAGTGC
The sequence above is a segment of the Lycium barbarum isolate Lr01 chromosome 6, ASM1917538v2, whole genome shotgun sequence genome. Coding sequences within it:
- the LOC132645382 gene encoding uncharacterized protein LOC132645382 isoform X1; translation: MSNLACPWLCGAYAYPSKFCNFLSSKDTTTTIIYCSNSQFTPPGPGPGPGLSQNDLKFVLHDALDAFGVNTTHARIAREGFCSQIRKLSDIERETSICINRGVDLGKAALHIAAEDDSLVSHSSVPLPVDDFVERLDHLSIEYCTRYSSSFTSSPEHFIHCLEKYLYVNKGFRRSGATNQSEPRALYLHSVLTHRCGSASLLSLLYSEILKMLRLWGLLSFDIEVFFPHDSSSSPRGYCKQKTKESDQSHVMTAQSLLEEMLKDLKDAFWPFQLDHTKSPFLRAARAANCLESTNNSEESAFELASVKASLHRLERGVWTNVRFGDMRRALSACEHLILLQTDPKELRDYGVLLYHCGFYKEALQYLTLYKDRKESSGLIDNMEEEAAMENLMIRLNLILMEEGWSLPTENKGFLRNNSEPW
- the LOC132645382 gene encoding uncharacterized protein LOC132645382 isoform X3, coding for MSNLACPWLCGAYAYPSKFCNFLSSKDTTTTIIYCSNSQFTPPGPGPGPGLSQNDLKFVLHDALDAFGVNTTHARIAREGFCSQIRKLSDIERETSICINRGVDLGKAALHIAAEDDSLVSHSSVPLPVDDFVERLDHLSIEYCTRYSSSFTSSPEHFIHCLEKYLYVNKGFRRSGATNQSEPRALYLHSVLTHRCGSASLLSLLYSEILKMLRLWGLLSFDIEVFFPHDSSSSPRGYCKQKTKESDQSHVMTAQSLLEEMLKDLKDAFWPFQLDHTKSPFLRAARAANCLESTNNSEESAFELASVKASLHRLERGVWTNVRFGDMRRALSGSYYGPKIGWRTITSA
- the LOC132645382 gene encoding uncharacterized protein LOC132645382 isoform X4, producing the protein MSNLACPWLCGAYAYPSKFCNFLSSKDTTTTIIYCSNSQFTPPGPGPGPGLSQNDLKFVLHDALDAFGVNTTHARGFRRSGATNQSEPRALYLHSVLTHRCGSASLLSLLYSEILKMLRLWGLLSFDIEVFFPHDSSSSPRGYCKQKTKESDQSHVMTAQSLLEEMLKDLKDAFWPFQLDHTKSPFLRAARAANCLESTNNSEESAFELASVKASLHRLERGVWTNVRFGDMRRALSACEHLILLQTDPKELRDYGVLLYHCGFYKEALQYLTLYKDRKESSGLIDNMEEEAAMENLMIRLNLILMEEGWSLPTENKGFLRNNSEPW
- the LOC132645382 gene encoding uncharacterized protein LOC132645382 isoform X2, encoding MSNLACPWLCGAYAYPSKFCNFLSSKDTTTTIIYCSNSQFTPPGPGPGPGLSQNDLKFVLHDALDAFGVNTTHARIAREGFCSQIRKLSDIERETSICINRGVDLGKAALHIAAEDDSLVSHSSVPLPVDDFVERLDHLSIEYCTRYSSSFTSSPEHFIHCLEKYLYVNKGFRRSGATNQSEPRALYLHSVLTHRCGSASLLSLLYSEILKMLRLWGLLSFDIEVFFPHDSSSSPRGYCKQKTKESDQSHVMTAQSLLEEMLKDLKDAFWPFQLDHTKSPFLRAARAANCLESTNNSEESAFELASVKASLHRLERGVWTNVRFGDMRRALSACEHLILLQTDPKELRDYGVLLYHCGFYKEALQYLTLYKDRKIIWRKKQLWRT